Proteins encoded by one window of Rhodamnia argentea isolate NSW1041297 chromosome 6, ASM2092103v1, whole genome shotgun sequence:
- the LOC115748387 gene encoding probable UDP-arabinopyranose mutase 5 isoform X1: MAQASVKENEVDIVIGAIHPDLTSFMNEWRSVFSRFHLIIVKDPDLKEELKIPDGFDVDVYTKSDIDRVVGSSSSISFSGYSCRYFGFLVSRKKYVISIDDDCVPAQDSTGNFVDAVAQHIFNLTTPATPFFFNTLYDPYRKGADFVRGYPFSLRSGVACALSCGLWLNLADYDAPTQALKPGERNARYVDAVLTIPTRAMMPMSGINIAFDREAVGPALFPALRLAAEGKFRWETIEDIWCGMCVKVVCDHLCLGVKSGLPYVWRKDRGDAVESLKKEWEGVKLMEHLVPFFQSVRLPRTATTAEDCVVEMAGTVKQQLGPTDPVFTRAAEAMVEWIRIWKAVGLGSPGK; this comes from the coding sequence ATGGCTCAAGCAAGCGTTAAGGAAAACGAGGTTGATATTGTGATTGGAGCGATCCATCCTGACCTCACATCCTTTATGAATGAATGGAGATCCGTTTTCTCCCGATTCCACCTGATAATTGTCAAAGACCCTGATCTTAAAGAGGAACTTAAAATACCTGATGGCTTTGATGTTGACGTCTACACGAAGTCGGACATAGACCGGGTTGTTGGttcctcttcttcaatttcattttccgGATACTCATGCCGCTATTTTGGTTTCCTTGTGTCTAGAAAGAAGTATGTTATATCGATTGATGATGACTGCGTACCAGCTCAGGATAGTACTGGTAATTTTGTGGATGCTGTGGCACAGCACATATTCAATCTTACCACCCCAGCCacgcctttcttctttaacacACTCTACGATCCTTATCGCAAGGGTGCAGACTTCGTGCGTGGCTATCCATTCAGCTTGCGGAGTGGCGTAGCTTGTGCTTTGTCATGTGGACTTTGGCTCAATTTAGCAGACTATGATGCCCCCACACAAGCTCTTAAACCAGGGGAGCGAAATGCTCGATATGTCGATGCCGTTTTGACCATTCCAACAAGGGCTATGATGCCAATGAGTGGAATTAACATAGCCTTTGATCGCGAGGCGGTAGGTCCAGCCTTGTTCCCTGCTCTGAGGCTGGCTGCTGAAGGGAAATTTCGATGGGAAACCATAGAGGACATATGGTGTGGAATGTGTGTTAAGGTTGTGTGCGATCACTTGTGTTTGGGCGTGAAAAGTGGGCTGCCTTATGTTTGGAGGAAGGACAGGGGAGATGCTGTAGAGAGTTTGAAGAAAGAGTGGGAAGGCGTGAAGCTAATGGAACATTTGGTGCCTTTCTTTCAGTCGGTGAGACTTCCCCGAACTGCAACTACAGCCGAGGATTGTGTGGTCGAAATGGCAGGGACTGTGAAGCAGCAGCTTGGACCAACAGATCCTGTGTTTACCCGTGCTGCTGAAGCCATGGTCGAGTGGATCAGGATTTGGAAGGCCGTTGGGTTGGGCTCCCCGGGAAAGTAG
- the LOC115748387 gene encoding probable UDP-arabinopyranose mutase 5 isoform X2, translating into MRNPPSLLSLSIDSAVLNLAHFSDLSPLPDHVLLDLFLRTLRAGKLTERVLKLFLATGKDEVLAFIEALNIHPVLVPVLPTTSVKENEVDIVIGAIHPDLTSFMNEWRSVFSRFHLIIVKDPDLKEELKIPDGFDVDVYTKSDIDRVVGSSSSISFSGYSCRYFGFLVSRKKYVISIDDDCVPAQDSTGNFVDAVAQHIFNLTTPATPFFFNTLYDPYRKGADFVRGYPFSLRSGVACALSCGLWLNLADYDAPTQALKPGERNARYVDAVLTIPTRAMMPMSGINIAFDREAVGPALFPALRLAAEGKFRWETIEDIWCGMCVKVVCDHLCLGVKSGLPYVWRKDRGDAVESLKKEWEGVKLMEHLVPFFQSVRLPRTATTAEDCVVEMAGTVKQQLGPTDPVFTRAAEAMVEWIRIWKAVGLGSPGK; encoded by the exons ATGAGAAACCCGCCatctttgctctctctctcgattgaCTCAGCAGTCCTCAATCTCGCCCACTTCTCCGATCTCTCCCCGCTCCCCGATCACGTCCTCCTCGATCTGTTCCTA AGGACATTGAGAGCTGGAAAGCTGACTGAGAGGGTCCTGAAGCTTTTCTTGGCAACAGGAAAAGATGAGGTTCTTGCATTCATCGAGGCCCTAAATATTCATCCTGTCCTTGTTCCTGTCCTTCCTACCA CAAGCGTTAAGGAAAACGAGGTTGATATTGTGATTGGAGCGATCCATCCTGACCTCACATCCTTTATGAATGAATGGAGATCCGTTTTCTCCCGATTCCACCTGATAATTGTCAAAGACCCTGATCTTAAAGAGGAACTTAAAATACCTGATGGCTTTGATGTTGACGTCTACACGAAGTCGGACATAGACCGGGTTGTTGGttcctcttcttcaatttcattttccgGATACTCATGCCGCTATTTTGGTTTCCTTGTGTCTAGAAAGAAGTATGTTATATCGATTGATGATGACTGCGTACCAGCTCAGGATAGTACTGGTAATTTTGTGGATGCTGTGGCACAGCACATATTCAATCTTACCACCCCAGCCacgcctttcttctttaacacACTCTACGATCCTTATCGCAAGGGTGCAGACTTCGTGCGTGGCTATCCATTCAGCTTGCGGAGTGGCGTAGCTTGTGCTTTGTCATGTGGACTTTGGCTCAATTTAGCAGACTATGATGCCCCCACACAAGCTCTTAAACCAGGGGAGCGAAATGCTCGATATGTCGATGCCGTTTTGACCATTCCAACAAGGGCTATGATGCCAATGAGTGGAATTAACATAGCCTTTGATCGCGAGGCGGTAGGTCCAGCCTTGTTCCCTGCTCTGAGGCTGGCTGCTGAAGGGAAATTTCGATGGGAAACCATAGAGGACATATGGTGTGGAATGTGTGTTAAGGTTGTGTGCGATCACTTGTGTTTGGGCGTGAAAAGTGGGCTGCCTTATGTTTGGAGGAAGGACAGGGGAGATGCTGTAGAGAGTTTGAAGAAAGAGTGGGAAGGCGTGAAGCTAATGGAACATTTGGTGCCTTTCTTTCAGTCGGTGAGACTTCCCCGAACTGCAACTACAGCCGAGGATTGTGTGGTCGAAATGGCAGGGACTGTGAAGCAGCAGCTTGGACCAACAGATCCTGTGTTTACCCGTGCTGCTGAAGCCATGGTCGAGTGGATCAGGATTTGGAAGGCCGTTGGGTTGGGCTCCCCGGGAAAGTAG